One window from the genome of Sphaerotilus microaerophilus encodes:
- a CDS encoding formate dehydrogenase: MSPRTPSSPAPVPSGEPAAGRRRLFTGLGAMGAAAAATTLLPGCAPADPAPVAARPAPEKGGGYQLTQHVQRYYQTAKV, translated from the coding sequence ATGAGCCCGCGAACCCCGTCTTCCCCTGCCCCCGTGCCGTCTGGCGAACCGGCCGCCGGTCGTCGGCGCCTGTTCACCGGCCTGGGCGCGATGGGCGCCGCCGCCGCGGCCACCACGCTGCTGCCCGGCTGCGCCCCCGCCGATCCGGCGCCCGTCGCTGCCAGGCCCGCCCCCGAGAAGGGCGGCGGTTACCAGCTGACGCAGCACGTGCAGCGCTACTACCAGACCGCCAAGGTCTGA
- a CDS encoding 4Fe-4S binding protein: MKTLICDCNRSMPLTPALLGQVRQALAATPGASADGLEAAHHLLCRREAGAFQRAAQGGEPLLVGCTQEQRLFTELAAQTAGAPGLQERPIHFVNLRETAGWSRDAAQAGPKLAALIAAAQRPEPEPVPAVSYRSEGRCLVIGPAEAAEVAARQLAGTLEVTLLVDAAGGGGLTQSHDFPVHAGTLRRLSGWLGAFEAEWESRNPIDLDLCTRCNACVRACPEGAINLAWQVDLAACRGHRACVAACDSAGAIDFDRAPLISSQRFDLVLDLRASPAFTMHQPPQGYLHAGADPLRRAMALLQLRDWVGEFDKPRFVYYEQRLCAHSRNEQIGCDACVEVCSTRAIRSEPSAKGQTQGAGAARARGPGSAGLPPALGGRIMVEPHLCAGCGACTTVCPTGALSFRAPSAAEQGRRWQAMLSAYRAAGGRDAALLLHSQEGGTRLIDELGRAARLDASVHGVPARVLPVALWHTASTGLEVWLMALAHGASQVWVLLTGEEAPQYRQALGEQMAIAQAVVSGLGYAGEHFRLIEARDARDLAALDAALQAPSAQGVAAPTAVVAQADKRASLELALEHLIAQVPVVPAGLPEAIALPAAGAPLGTLRLDRQRCTLCLSCVGACPSQALADNPERPQLRFTEKNCVQCGLCVKTCPEDALQLEPRLWLADGARARKTARVLHEAEPAQCVRCGKPFGTLQALQAVMARIGHHPAFQGAAAERLKMCSDCRVIDMASRTREVRITDL; encoded by the coding sequence ATGAAGACCCTGATCTGCGACTGCAATCGATCGATGCCGTTGACGCCGGCCCTGCTGGGCCAGGTGCGCCAGGCCCTGGCGGCGACGCCGGGCGCATCGGCTGACGGCCTGGAGGCCGCGCACCACCTGCTGTGCCGGCGCGAGGCCGGCGCCTTCCAGCGCGCGGCGCAAGGCGGCGAGCCGCTGCTGGTGGGCTGCACCCAGGAGCAGCGCCTGTTCACCGAGCTGGCGGCGCAGACCGCCGGGGCGCCGGGGCTGCAGGAGCGGCCGATCCACTTCGTCAACCTGCGCGAGACGGCCGGCTGGTCGCGCGACGCGGCACAGGCAGGGCCAAAGCTGGCGGCGCTGATCGCCGCGGCGCAGCGCCCCGAGCCGGAGCCGGTACCGGCGGTGAGCTACCGCAGCGAGGGCCGCTGCCTGGTGATCGGCCCGGCCGAGGCGGCCGAGGTGGCGGCGCGGCAGCTCGCCGGCACGCTGGAGGTGACGCTGCTGGTCGATGCGGCCGGTGGTGGCGGGCTGACGCAATCGCACGACTTCCCGGTGCACGCCGGCACGCTGCGCCGCCTGTCGGGGTGGCTCGGCGCCTTCGAGGCCGAGTGGGAAAGCCGCAACCCGATCGACCTGGACCTGTGCACGCGCTGCAACGCCTGCGTCCGCGCCTGCCCGGAGGGGGCGATCAACCTGGCCTGGCAGGTCGACCTGGCGGCCTGCCGCGGCCACCGCGCCTGCGTGGCGGCCTGCGACAGCGCCGGGGCGATCGACTTCGACCGCGCGCCGCTGATCAGCTCGCAGCGCTTCGACTTGGTGCTGGACCTGCGTGCCAGCCCGGCCTTCACGATGCACCAGCCGCCGCAGGGCTACCTGCATGCCGGCGCGGACCCGCTGCGCCGCGCGATGGCGCTGCTGCAGCTGCGCGACTGGGTGGGCGAGTTCGACAAGCCGCGCTTCGTGTACTACGAGCAGCGCCTGTGTGCCCACAGCCGCAATGAGCAGATCGGTTGCGACGCCTGTGTGGAGGTCTGCTCCACCCGGGCGATCCGCAGCGAGCCTTCGGCCAAGGGGCAGACCCAGGGCGCCGGCGCGGCGCGCGCGCGCGGCCCTGGCTCTGCGGGCCTGCCGCCAGCGTTGGGCGGGCGCATCATGGTCGAGCCGCACCTGTGTGCCGGGTGCGGCGCCTGCACCACCGTCTGCCCGACCGGCGCGCTCAGCTTCCGGGCCCCCAGCGCCGCGGAGCAGGGCCGGCGCTGGCAGGCGATGCTCTCGGCCTACCGCGCGGCCGGAGGGCGCGATGCCGCGCTGCTGCTGCACAGCCAGGAAGGCGGTACACGGCTGATCGACGAACTGGGCCGGGCCGCCCGCCTGGACGCCTCGGTGCACGGCGTGCCGGCGCGGGTGCTGCCGGTGGCGCTGTGGCACACCGCCAGCACCGGGCTGGAGGTCTGGCTGATGGCGTTGGCGCACGGGGCCTCCCAGGTCTGGGTGCTGCTCACCGGCGAGGAGGCGCCACAGTACCGCCAGGCCCTGGGCGAGCAGATGGCCATCGCCCAGGCGGTGGTGTCAGGGCTGGGGTATGCCGGCGAGCACTTCCGGCTGATCGAGGCCCGCGATGCGCGGGACCTGGCGGCGCTGGACGCCGCGCTGCAGGCGCCCTCTGCGCAGGGTGTCGCTGCGCCGACGGCGGTGGTGGCGCAGGCGGACAAGCGCGCCTCGCTGGAGCTGGCGCTGGAGCACCTGATCGCCCAGGTGCCGGTGGTCCCGGCCGGACTGCCAGAGGCCATCGCCCTGCCGGCAGCCGGTGCGCCGCTGGGCACGCTGCGACTGGACCGGCAGCGCTGCACGCTCTGCCTGAGTTGCGTCGGTGCCTGCCCGTCGCAGGCGCTGGCCGACAACCCGGAGCGCCCGCAACTGCGCTTCACCGAGAAGAACTGCGTGCAGTGCGGCCTGTGCGTCAAGACCTGCCCGGAGGACGCCCTGCAGCTCGAACCGCGCCTGTGGCTGGCCGATGGCGCGCGCGCGCGCAAGACCGCCCGGGTGCTGCACGAGGCCGAGCCGGCCCAGTGCGTGCGCTGCGGCAAGCCCTTCGGCACGCTGCAGGCGCTGCAGGCAGTGATGGCGCGCATCGGCCATCATCCTGCCTTCCAGGGCGCCGCGGCCGAACGGCTGAAGATGTGCAGCGACTGCCGGGTGATCGACATGGCCAGCCGGACCCGGGAAGTGCGCATCACCGACCTGTGA
- the dcd gene encoding dCTP deaminase, which produces MSIKSDKWIRRMAEQHQMIEPFEPGQVRYASDGHKIVSYGTSSYGYDIRCADEFKIFTNVHSTVVDPKNFDEKSFVDFKGDVCIIPPNSFALARTVEYFRIPRSVLTVCLGKSTYARCGIIVNVTPFEPEWEGYVTLEFSNTTPLPAKIYAGEGCAQVLFFESDEVCETSYKDRGGKYQGQVGVTLPKT; this is translated from the coding sequence ATGAGCATCAAGAGCGACAAGTGGATCCGCCGCATGGCCGAGCAGCACCAGATGATCGAGCCCTTCGAGCCCGGCCAGGTTCGCTACGCGAGCGACGGCCACAAGATCGTCAGCTATGGCACCAGCAGCTATGGCTACGACATCCGCTGCGCCGACGAGTTCAAGATCTTCACCAACGTGCACTCGACGGTGGTGGATCCGAAGAACTTCGACGAGAAAAGCTTCGTGGACTTCAAGGGCGATGTCTGCATCATCCCGCCCAACAGCTTCGCGCTGGCCCGCACGGTGGAGTACTTCCGGATCCCGCGCAGCGTACTGACGGTCTGCCTGGGCAAGAGCACCTACGCGCGCTGCGGGATCATCGTCAACGTGACGCCCTTCGAGCCGGAATGGGAGGGCTACGTGACGCTGGAGTTCAGCAACACCACGCCGCTGCCGGCCAAGATCTACGCTGGCGAGGGCTGCGCCCAGGTGCTGTTCTTCGAGAGCGACGAGGTCTGCGAGACCAGCTACAAGGACCGTGGCGGCAAATACCAGGGTCAGGTCGGCGTGACCCTGCCGAAGACCTGA
- a CDS encoding DUF3305 domain-containing protein has protein sequence MSEPSPVEPTSLEPSRGDTPMGDAPPRTPEPLRVAVLMEREAAPNRWEDWRFRVADVELDVGQFGRKSRCLRDDGRVALFAHPGLAVALFADEGEGYHLNLTSGAPVWFVMWRVQEGDPSQARPECVTLSYNEAGRLLDAQERVDNTPLGAEVRGWLQAYTDAHYRPEPKQRRRPASFVAPGQRARRMPEPGESR, from the coding sequence ATGAGCGAGCCGTCCCCTGTCGAGCCGACCTCACTGGAGCCCTCGCGCGGCGACACCCCGATGGGCGATGCGCCGCCGCGCACGCCCGAGCCGCTGCGCGTGGCGGTGCTGATGGAGCGCGAGGCGGCGCCCAACCGCTGGGAGGACTGGCGCTTCCGCGTCGCCGACGTCGAGCTGGACGTTGGCCAGTTCGGTCGCAAGTCCCGTTGCCTGCGCGACGACGGCCGCGTGGCGCTGTTCGCCCACCCGGGCCTGGCGGTGGCGCTCTTTGCGGACGAAGGCGAGGGCTACCACCTCAACCTCACTTCCGGCGCACCGGTGTGGTTCGTGATGTGGCGCGTGCAGGAGGGCGACCCCTCGCAGGCTCGGCCGGAGTGCGTCACCCTGTCCTACAACGAGGCCGGCCGGCTGCTGGACGCGCAGGAGCGGGTGGACAACACGCCGCTGGGCGCCGAGGTGCGCGGCTGGCTGCAGGCCTACACCGACGCCCACTACCGCCCGGAGCCCAAGCAGCGTCGCCGCCCGGCCTCCTTCGTGGCGCCGGGGCAGCGCGCCCGCCGCATGCCCGAACCCGGCGAGAGCCGCTGA
- a CDS encoding TorD/DmsD family molecular chaperone: MTDPRPLTFQPPGQRAADHVDDGDELARAELYGLLARLWQAPPDEALLAALQVAVTEAPQAGAWLETPWQALVGLLRQTPPAQIAAEYEALFGGVGRPEVFLYASYHLAGHLNELPLAQLRAALAELGLARAADSGETEDHIAFVLEVMRWLIAGDDAAHCHLGGQARFFRAHLQPWAGALCEAVAAHPGARVYRALADFTNAFVQVETQAFDLAE, from the coding sequence ATGACCGACCCTCGCCCCCTGACCTTCCAACCCCCCGGCCAGCGCGCCGCCGACCATGTCGACGATGGCGACGAGCTGGCCCGCGCCGAGCTGTACGGGCTGCTCGCCCGCCTCTGGCAGGCGCCGCCGGACGAGGCCTTGCTGGCCGCACTGCAGGTGGCGGTGACCGAGGCGCCGCAGGCCGGCGCCTGGCTGGAGACGCCCTGGCAGGCGCTGGTCGGGCTGCTGCGGCAGACCCCGCCGGCACAGATCGCTGCAGAGTACGAGGCGCTGTTCGGCGGTGTCGGCCGGCCCGAGGTGTTCCTCTACGCCTCCTACCACCTCGCCGGCCACCTCAACGAGCTGCCGCTGGCGCAACTGCGTGCCGCCCTGGCCGAGCTGGGCCTGGCCCGCGCGGCGGACAGCGGTGAGACGGAGGACCACATCGCCTTCGTCCTGGAGGTGATGCGCTGGCTGATCGCGGGTGACGATGCGGCGCACTGCCACCTTGGCGGGCAGGCGCGTTTCTTCCGTGCACACCTGCAGCCCTGGGCCGGCGCACTGTGCGAGGCGGTGGCCGCGCACCCGGGGGCCCGGGTCTACCGCGCGCTGGCGGACTTCACCAACGCCTTCGTGCAGGTGGAGACCCAGGCCTTTGACCTGGCCGAGTGA
- a CDS encoding DUF962 domain-containing protein encodes MARLRSCLRPAADLLAQYAEYHRDQRNIATHQVGIPLIVFALGVLLARPTLALDAGLPWALTPAWCVWVVVSLWYLTRGEPLLGFTVSAGIAALIALGQPLAAASLGTWLGLGLGCFTLGWLIQFVGHYYEGRRPAFVDDLIGLLVGPMFVTAEALFALGWKPGLQAAIERRAGPVVLHDLAARA; translated from the coding sequence ATGGCACGTTTGCGCTCCTGTCTGCGCCCTGCCGCCGACCTGCTCGCCCAGTACGCCGAGTACCACCGCGACCAGCGCAACATCGCGACCCACCAAGTGGGCATCCCGCTGATCGTTTTCGCCCTTGGCGTGTTGCTGGCACGACCCACGCTGGCGCTGGATGCGGGCCTGCCCTGGGCGCTGACGCCCGCTTGGTGCGTCTGGGTGGTCGTGAGCCTCTGGTACCTGACCCGGGGCGAGCCGCTGCTGGGGTTCACCGTCAGCGCCGGCATCGCCGCACTGATCGCCCTCGGGCAGCCGCTTGCAGCCGCCTCGCTGGGCACCTGGCTCGGCCTCGGGCTGGGTTGCTTCACGCTCGGCTGGCTGATCCAGTTCGTCGGCCACTACTATGAAGGCCGTCGGCCGGCCTTTGTCGACGACCTGATCGGCCTGCTCGTCGGGCCGATGTTCGTCACCGCCGAGGCGCTCTTCGCGCTGGGCTGGAAGCCCGGCCTCCAGGCTGCCATCGAGCGCCGTGCCGGCCCGGTGGTGCTGCACGACCTTGCTGCGCGCGCCTGA
- a CDS encoding sigma-54-dependent transcriptional regulator — MDTTLPAEPAPVAREEHWPHAAVLIVDDEPGMRSFLAKTLATRVGQVEVAGSAEAADLLVRRHRFDLVVLDISLPGKTGITWLKELRAQGNASEVVLITAFADLDTAIEALRAGASDFILKPFRLTQILNAVQQCLERAFLKRENWVLRRTLSQCTPAADGLVGTSIVIQGLRAAIRRVAGVGSTVLLAGESGTGKELAALALHRNSPRAAAPFVPVNCATLSPDLIEAELFGQAPGLRGREMPGRDGLFVYAQGGTLFLDELGELPAPLQATLLRVLEERRIRPVGSEQEIPVDVRIIAATHRRLADEVAAGRFRKDLYYRLQVVEIHLPPLRSHKEDIPALVAHFVATLAPQLGVAAIEVTADEMAYLQQYDWPGNVRELRNLIERSLILGALNVSALYQGLQRQAPAAVARLPATTDLHTLEKQHIQAVLASVEGDKTRAAQLLGISRRTLERRCAEWGAG; from the coding sequence ATGGACACCACCCTGCCCGCCGAGCCCGCCCCTGTGGCGCGCGAAGAACACTGGCCGCACGCCGCGGTGCTGATCGTCGACGACGAGCCGGGCATGCGCAGCTTCCTGGCCAAGACCCTGGCCACGCGGGTGGGGCAGGTGGAGGTGGCCGGCTCGGCGGAGGCGGCCGACCTGCTGGTGCGGCGCCACCGCTTCGACCTGGTGGTGCTGGACATCTCACTGCCGGGCAAGACCGGCATCACCTGGCTGAAGGAGCTGCGCGCCCAGGGCAACGCCAGCGAGGTGGTGCTGATCACCGCCTTCGCCGACCTGGACACCGCCATCGAGGCGCTGCGCGCCGGGGCGAGCGACTTCATCCTCAAGCCCTTCCGCCTGACGCAGATCCTCAACGCGGTGCAGCAGTGCCTGGAGCGTGCCTTCCTCAAGCGCGAGAACTGGGTGCTGCGCCGCACGCTGTCGCAGTGCACGCCGGCGGCCGACGGGCTGGTGGGCACGTCGATCGTGATCCAGGGGCTGCGTGCGGCGATCCGCCGCGTCGCCGGCGTGGGCAGCACGGTGCTGCTGGCCGGCGAGTCCGGCACGGGCAAGGAGCTGGCGGCGCTGGCACTGCACCGCAACAGCCCGCGCGCGGCGGCGCCCTTCGTGCCGGTGAACTGCGCCACGCTGTCGCCCGACCTGATCGAGGCCGAGCTGTTCGGCCAGGCGCCGGGCCTGCGCGGGCGCGAGATGCCGGGGCGCGACGGCCTGTTCGTCTACGCCCAGGGCGGCACGCTCTTCCTGGACGAGCTCGGCGAGCTACCTGCGCCCCTGCAGGCCACGCTGCTGCGGGTGCTGGAGGAGCGGCGCATCCGCCCGGTGGGCAGCGAGCAGGAGATCCCGGTGGATGTGCGCATCATCGCCGCCACCCACCGCCGCCTGGCCGACGAGGTGGCGGCCGGTCGCTTCCGCAAGGACCTGTACTACCGCCTGCAGGTGGTGGAGATCCACCTGCCGCCGCTGCGCTCGCACAAGGAGGACATCCCGGCCCTGGTGGCGCACTTCGTCGCCACTCTGGCGCCGCAGCTGGGGGTGGCAGCCATCGAGGTGACCGCCGACGAGATGGCCTACCTGCAGCAGTACGACTGGCCCGGCAACGTGCGCGAGCTGCGCAACCTGATCGAGCGCTCGCTCATCCTCGGTGCACTCAACGTCTCGGCGCTCTACCAGGGGCTGCAGCGCCAGGCCCCGGCTGCGGTGGCGCGGCTGCCCGCCACCACCGACCTGCACACGCTGGAGAAGCAGCACATCCAGGCCGTGCTGGCCTCGGTGGAGGGCGACAAGACCCGCGCGGCCCAGCTGCTGGGCATCTCCCGGCGCACGCTGGAGCGGCGCTGCGCGGAGTGGGGGGCGGGCTGA
- a CDS encoding DUF3306 domain-containing protein produces MGEADGFFSRWSRRKVAARQGEALVEPPAPVPASGAVAVPVVAPPQGIEPTAPAPTLDDVAALETGAEVARFVAPGVARQVKNAALKKLFADPHFNVMDGLDVYIEDFGRPDPLPPEMLQSMLDSPSFRFLAPPPEPAPAPQEPAQPSAGAAAPEPPAAPLPAAGLPPCHDCPDRPDEDPDLRLQSIDAVDAGPAGPGAPGPGGDAGRIG; encoded by the coding sequence ATGGGTGAAGCGGACGGCTTCTTCTCGCGCTGGTCACGCCGCAAGGTGGCGGCCCGGCAGGGCGAGGCGCTGGTCGAGCCGCCGGCGCCGGTGCCCGCGTCCGGCGCGGTGGCCGTGCCGGTGGTCGCGCCGCCGCAGGGGATCGAGCCGACCGCGCCCGCGCCGACGCTCGACGACGTGGCGGCGCTGGAGACCGGGGCCGAGGTGGCCCGCTTCGTCGCCCCCGGCGTGGCCCGCCAGGTGAAGAACGCGGCGCTGAAGAAGCTCTTCGCCGACCCGCATTTCAATGTGATGGACGGGCTGGACGTCTACATCGAGGACTTCGGCCGCCCGGACCCGCTGCCACCCGAGATGCTGCAGTCGATGCTCGACTCCCCCTCCTTCCGCTTCCTGGCGCCGCCGCCGGAACCGGCACCGGCGCCGCAGGAACCAGCGCAGCCGTCTGCCGGCGCCGCGGCCCCCGAACCCCCGGCCGCGCCGCTGCCCGCGGCCGGCCTGCCCCCTTGCCACGACTGCCCTGATCGCCCCGATGAAGACCCTGATCTGCGACTGCAATCGATCGATGCCGTTGACGCCGGCCCTGCTGGGCCAGGTGCGCCAGGCCCTGGCGGCGACGCCGGGCGCATCGGCTGA
- a CDS encoding DUF1801 domain-containing protein: MRHLVRPSALVATYFDTLAPNQVATARALQQAVLAAAPQLEQTVKWGNLTFVSEGRNLLAIVTHKAHAHLQVFNGAMLGAEFPELEGVGKGIRHMKQRYSQPVDDALVQDIVRAAVMVGISRRDD, encoded by the coding sequence ATGCGTCATCTCGTTCGCCCCAGTGCCCTCGTGGCCACCTATTTCGACACGCTCGCGCCCAACCAGGTGGCGACGGCGCGCGCGCTGCAGCAGGCGGTGCTTGCGGCGGCGCCGCAGCTGGAGCAGACCGTGAAGTGGGGCAACCTCACTTTCGTGAGCGAGGGGCGCAACCTGCTCGCCATCGTCACGCACAAGGCGCATGCGCACCTGCAGGTATTCAACGGCGCGATGCTGGGTGCGGAGTTCCCCGAGCTGGAGGGCGTGGGCAAGGGCATCCGCCACATGAAGCAGCGCTACAGCCAGCCGGTCGATGATGCGCTGGTGCAGGACATCGTGCGTGCCGCGGTGATGGTCGGCATTTCGCGGCGCGACGACTGA
- the mobA gene encoding molybdenum cofactor guanylyltransferase MobA — MISRDDITGLVLAGGRGSRMGGVDKGLQNHQGMPLALHALLRLSPQVGAVMLNANRNLGAYESLGAPVWPDALADYPGPLAGFLAGLEHCETPYLVTVPCDSPRFPADLVERLARGLAEAQGDIAMAVTLDEAGQRQRQPVFCLMHTGVLDSLVRFIQGGQRRIDRWTDGQRSVEVLFDDAGAFVNANTLQELQGLQPGDG; from the coding sequence ATGATCTCCCGGGACGACATCACCGGCCTCGTGCTGGCCGGCGGCCGAGGCAGCCGCATGGGCGGGGTCGACAAGGGGCTGCAGAACCACCAGGGCATGCCGCTGGCGCTGCACGCGCTGCTGCGCCTGTCGCCCCAGGTGGGCGCGGTGATGCTCAATGCGAACCGCAACCTGGGCGCCTACGAGAGCCTGGGCGCACCTGTCTGGCCGGATGCCCTGGCGGACTATCCGGGGCCGCTGGCCGGCTTCCTCGCCGGGCTGGAGCACTGCGAGACGCCCTACCTGGTCACCGTGCCCTGCGACAGCCCGCGCTTCCCTGCGGACCTGGTGGAGCGCCTGGCGCGGGGCCTGGCCGAGGCGCAGGGCGACATCGCGATGGCCGTGACGCTGGACGAGGCCGGCCAGCGCCAGCGCCAGCCGGTCTTCTGCCTGATGCACACCGGCGTGCTAGACAGCCTGGTGCGCTTCATCCAGGGCGGGCAGCGCCGCATCGACCGCTGGACCGATGGCCAGCGCAGCGTGGAGGTGCTGTTCGACGATGCCGGCGCCTTTGTCAACGCCAACACCCTGCAGGAGTTGCAGGGCCTGCAGCCCGGCGACGGGTGA